A region of Pleionea litopenaei DNA encodes the following proteins:
- the mtaB gene encoding tRNA (N(6)-L-threonylcarbamoyladenosine(37)-C(2))-methylthiotransferase MtaB: protein MSKIFLTALGCRLNEAELQRWAQEYQSIGYSITQQPEDAAVMVVNTCAVTGEAARKSRQVIRKHHRKNPSAKMVVTGCYASLEEQQANEILGVDLVVSNQEKDQLVAKTQAVLDMPTMPTMATEPGAPALFARNKERAFIKVQDGCRYRCTFCIVTVARGEERSRTPESIIEEINQHVQDGVQEIVIAGVHVGGYGSDLETDLFSLVERILAETSVPRIRFASVEPWDLPDQFFTLFSNPRVLPHMHLPLQSGADSVLRRMARRCKTEEFERLVTQAREHIPGFNVTTDIIVGFPGETDEEFAASLSYIEKVGFGHIHIFSYSPREGTKAARLPGHLDNATKKLRSQKLHQLAARLKEQEQRRQLELVVPVLWEGNPQALENGMVRFIGHTPNYHRVFTDVPPQFDIGNAIIETKLVAIEGDAIQGLVTLNEEYKKGAPIAVTLKP from the coding sequence ATGAGCAAAATATTTTTAACGGCATTGGGCTGCCGTCTCAACGAAGCTGAATTACAGCGTTGGGCGCAAGAGTATCAGTCTATTGGTTATTCGATTACCCAACAGCCAGAAGATGCTGCTGTGATGGTCGTAAATACTTGCGCCGTGACTGGTGAGGCGGCTCGAAAGTCGCGGCAAGTAATTCGCAAACATCATCGTAAGAATCCGAGTGCCAAAATGGTGGTTACAGGGTGTTATGCTTCGCTTGAAGAGCAACAAGCGAATGAGATTCTTGGTGTCGATCTGGTGGTAAGTAACCAAGAAAAAGATCAGCTTGTGGCGAAAACACAAGCGGTGTTAGATATGCCAACGATGCCAACGATGGCTACCGAACCGGGAGCGCCCGCTTTGTTTGCCCGAAATAAAGAGCGAGCGTTTATTAAGGTTCAAGACGGCTGTCGATATCGATGTACCTTTTGTATTGTTACCGTCGCTCGTGGTGAAGAGCGCAGTCGAACACCGGAATCTATTATCGAAGAGATTAATCAACATGTACAAGATGGTGTTCAAGAGATCGTCATTGCTGGGGTTCATGTCGGTGGCTACGGCAGTGACCTAGAGACCGACTTATTTTCGTTAGTCGAGCGCATATTGGCCGAGACATCTGTGCCGCGCATTCGATTTGCATCGGTGGAGCCTTGGGATTTACCCGATCAATTTTTTACCCTGTTTTCGAATCCGAGAGTACTACCGCATATGCACTTACCATTGCAGAGCGGAGCCGACAGCGTGTTGCGGCGAATGGCTCGTCGCTGCAAAACCGAAGAGTTTGAACGCTTAGTTACGCAAGCTCGAGAGCACATTCCCGGATTCAATGTGACGACGGATATTATTGTTGGTTTTCCAGGTGAAACAGACGAAGAGTTTGCAGCATCATTGAGTTACATTGAAAAGGTTGGGTTTGGTCATATTCATATTTTCTCTTATTCGCCAAGAGAAGGAACCAAAGCGGCGAGATTGCCTGGGCATTTAGATAATGCAACGAAGAAATTGCGCAGTCAGAAATTACATCAACTTGCAGCAAGACTGAAAGAACAAGAACAACGTCGCCAACTAGAGCTCGTTGTCCCTGTTTTATGGGAGGGTAACCCACAAGCGCTAGAAAATGGCATGGTTAGGTTTATTGGGCACACGCCAAATTATCATCGCGTGTTTACCGATGTTCCCCCGCAGTTTGACATTGGTAATGCGATCATTGAAACCAAGCTTGTCGCGATCGAAGGCGATGCGATACAAGGACTAGTTACATTAAATGAAGAATATAAAAAAGGTGCTCCTATTGCTGTGACGTTGAAGCCATAG
- a CDS encoding M61 family metallopeptidase, with the protein MIKYFGLAVVLLVTNLIDAKDQVHYLVDFQQPQHHLADIQVKFPKHEGKQLDISLPVWRTGRYEILDLSKGIRNFSAFDANGKALEWRAIDKASWRIESNGEPVTIQYLLYANDIGSRTRHIDDTHAFLDATATFVYSPQLRDRPIKVRLMVPNKWRSRSGMESAGKHTFVADNYDVLVDSPIETGIHSFREFTVGDREYELLFWGRGNYDEAKIEGDLAKLDRQVEAIWKEFPYSRYVYMIHATSGPRGATEHINSTVIQRQRDRFGSRSDYLDFMGTAAHELIHTWNVKAYRPAALVPYDYQKESYTPLLWVAEGSTSYYDTLLVRRAEISTQAEFHKEIAKSIEKLLNRPGREVQSVSEASWYSWIESTNDFTINHGVNIYAKGSLVSWLLDYKIREATNNQKRFEDVHRLLFQRFNASEKGFTDEDLLSLVNEVTGKDFGSFWDDYVWGTKPIPFDDMLNYFGLKIERLKKEDLKVDLGIKYDNELVLERVKKHSSAWKSGLTSGDRIVAINKLRLSKDNIEERIEALPIGQNITIQFFRRDELKEATLLTEVNENTSLKIVPVEQPTDQQKEHYQSWTSHPLEN; encoded by the coding sequence ATGATTAAGTATTTTGGACTAGCAGTTGTTCTGTTAGTAACTAACCTGATAGACGCTAAAGATCAGGTTCATTATTTAGTAGATTTCCAACAGCCACAACATCATTTAGCTGACATTCAAGTTAAATTCCCCAAGCATGAGGGTAAGCAGTTAGATATTAGTTTGCCAGTCTGGAGAACCGGGCGTTATGAAATTCTCGACTTAAGCAAAGGCATTCGAAATTTTTCCGCTTTTGACGCGAATGGAAAAGCACTTGAATGGCGAGCTATCGATAAAGCCAGCTGGCGAATTGAATCTAACGGCGAACCTGTCACCATACAATACTTATTGTATGCTAATGATATTGGGAGTCGTACTCGACATATTGATGACACCCATGCCTTCTTAGATGCGACCGCAACCTTTGTATATAGCCCTCAACTGCGTGACCGACCCATTAAAGTTCGTTTGATGGTGCCTAACAAATGGCGCTCACGATCAGGAATGGAATCTGCGGGTAAGCACACGTTTGTTGCTGATAATTACGATGTTTTAGTTGATTCGCCGATAGAAACGGGTATTCACTCTTTTCGAGAATTCACCGTCGGAGACCGTGAATATGAATTGTTATTTTGGGGACGAGGAAACTACGATGAAGCCAAAATTGAAGGTGACTTAGCCAAGCTTGACCGACAAGTCGAAGCGATTTGGAAAGAGTTTCCGTATTCTCGATACGTTTATATGATACACGCGACCAGCGGTCCTAGAGGCGCGACTGAACACATTAATTCGACAGTCATTCAACGTCAAAGAGATCGGTTCGGATCTCGCTCTGATTACCTAGACTTTATGGGTACCGCTGCCCACGAGCTAATACACACTTGGAATGTTAAAGCTTACCGGCCAGCTGCTCTCGTTCCCTATGACTATCAGAAAGAAAGCTATACACCTCTCCTTTGGGTAGCAGAGGGGTCGACGAGTTATTACGATACATTGTTGGTGCGACGAGCAGAGATCTCAACCCAAGCAGAGTTTCATAAAGAGATCGCGAAGTCGATCGAAAAGCTTTTAAATCGACCTGGGCGTGAGGTTCAATCGGTATCAGAAGCAAGCTGGTATAGTTGGATTGAGTCTACCAATGACTTTACTATTAATCATGGTGTCAATATTTATGCGAAAGGCTCGTTAGTCAGTTGGCTTCTTGATTATAAAATACGAGAAGCGACGAACAATCAGAAACGTTTCGAAGACGTTCATCGATTGCTTTTTCAGCGTTTTAATGCCAGTGAAAAAGGTTTTACAGATGAAGACCTCTTAAGCTTAGTGAATGAAGTCACGGGTAAAGACTTTGGATCTTTTTGGGATGACTATGTATGGGGAACGAAGCCCATTCCATTTGATGACATGTTGAATTATTTCGGTTTGAAAATAGAACGTCTCAAGAAAGAAGACTTAAAAGTTGATTTAGGCATTAAATACGACAACGAATTAGTTTTAGAACGAGTTAAAAAGCATTCTTCAGCTTGGAAATCAGGACTCACCAGCGGCGATCGAATTGTTGCAATCAACAAGTTGCGGCTCAGTAAAGACAATATTGAAGAACGCATAGAAGCGCTTCCAATAGGACAAAATATTACTATTCAGTTCTTTCGCAGAGATGAACTAAAGGAAGCCACTTTGCTGACAGAAGTGAATGAGAATACATCGCTAAAAATAGTTCCAGTCGAGCAACCCACTGATCAACAGAAAGAACATTATCAGTCTTGGACCAGTCATCCACTTGAAAACTAA